CTCATCCTCGGACACCTGTTCTTCCGGCTGCCCGGGATCATCCGAAACCGTCGCAGGGGATTCATATCCCATTTCCGGAAACCGGGTTTCCCCACCGGCAATCATTTCACCCGGAGAGAGATCATGATCTCCAGCGGTTTGAGCCGCAGTTTCTTCGCCAGGCGGTGTTTTTTCATCATTCTGTTTGATTTTTCGAATAATATCACTCAACGATCGTTTTTCACTCATCATCTGTTCTCCCCCCGATATCAATTACAGATTCGGAATATCGTTCATGGAAATCCACAACAAACCTGCTGACAGACTGGGACCGATCCTCCACAACGCAGTCGTACATGCCGTTTACCAGCTTGAAGCAGACTTTGCCATCGACCGTCGTCATGTCACTCGCAAGCACCTGCCTGCCTTTCCGGATTGAAACCCGCATGCCCGACTGCAACGTATCATCCTTTTTCACGACAATGCAGAGTTGTCCCAGTGTTTGCTGGTTACCGCCAATGGTGGGCAGATCCACCGAGAGCTGCTTCCTGAGATGGCTTCGTTCGTATATTTTACACCGTGCCGCAAGGGATTCTCCGAACCTCTGGTCAATTAAAAACAGCTTGAATATCTCATTGTGTTCCAGCAGGTATACGGCCTTGTCGCCGAAAAGCATCCCTGTATCGTCAATAAGGGTCGCCCCTTCCGGTTCACCGTTTACGAAGACAAGAATAAAATTCTTTTTCCCTTTCTCCGCAAGTGCCAGGCCGCTCTGCCGGTTTTCGCGCATATATCCGAGCAATACATCAAAAGCATAGTTGCCGGCATATTTCGAGCTGCTGATTACCTTATCAAAAAGATCCGCAATATGCATGCATATCACCCCGGACTGTTTTTCCTGACGTTGCGCTTGGCCGCGATCCACCAGGTACGGAATGATTCCGGTTAACGGACCTGGTGTTTTTTTCAGTGAACATCGTTCGGTTCGTCATGTCCCTTTCACGCCCTCATTGATGTATACCCTTCAGCGCCATTCTGATAAGGCCGAGATTCGCATCCGCCGCCGTGTGGACACAGACAAAGAGGTCTCCGAATGGCGCGATGATGAATTTGCCTGCCCCTGTTTCGAGGATGAGTTGATCAAGATCCCCGAAACCCAGATCATGTGCAACAAGGGTACCCTCCTTGAGAAGATCCTCGGCAATCGCCGATACGTGCTCAAAATCGCCTTTTCCGACTGATTGAACAGGAAATCCCTCAAAAAACGCCGAAACGGTAATCACGCCGGGCTGCCGGGCAATGCGGAGCAGCTTCTCCTCGTCCACGGCCTCAGGACTATTGTTTGGTGCATCCAAACTCCCGGCGACAGCCCACTCGTCCGCAATCGCCCGATCATGCATTTCCGAGAGTTCGCCCGCCTCAAGAAGCTGCACATGCCATTCGAGAAGGGGTTTTGCCCGGAGAAAGTCAACTGCAGATTCCCCGGCATAGAGATTGTAATCGTCCCTGAAATACGCTGCAAGGACAACGCCCTTCTCTATCAGGAAAACTCCTCTGCCGCCGAAACCGGTGACCTGGACGCATGCGGCGACACGGGCGGTATTCAACAGCAGTTCGCTGACAGGGCACTGAATCGTTTCAGCTGGTTTTTCTTCGGGTTCCATGGGCGTCACAGTGCGGCAATAATGCGTTCGCGGTTTTTCTTGAGTTCGTATCGAATACGGCCGATATTTACTTCTTTTTCCGCAACAATCGCAATCAGTTCGTCCTCTGAAAGAGGGGAGAGCAGGATGGGGCCATTATCGAATTCCACCATCATCTGCGCCATTTCCCCCTTTCCAAGCTCGGCACCCATCGCCTCAGATGTACCCATTCCGGTAGACGCCATTGCACCAAGCGCTTCCGTATCGATGGAACCGGTTTCAGCGCTCTCGATGACGAATCCGTCGCGCCCTACAACCACTGCGGCTGAAACGCCGTCGAGGCGTAAAAATTCACTTAAAATCTGTTTTAACATTGTTTACACCCGATTTCTGAATCTCTTTTTTTTCCGGTCATGTCATGTTGTCGAATGAGTTCGAGGGAAAGGGGCATTCTGCCGATGGCATGAGTCGCACAGGAGATGCAGGGGTCATATGCCCGGATAACCATCTCGATACGGTTGGCGGCATCGTCGGCAAGGGCGCCGTTTTTGACGACCCTGCGGGCGACGTCTTCCACCCCCCGGTCCATCGCATAGTTGTTCTGGCAGGTGGCGACGATCAGGTTGCATTTCTCAATGAAACCTCTGTCATCAACCGTGTAATCATGGATAAGCGTCCCCCGGGGAGCCTCGATAATTCCAACGCCACGCCGGTTTTGCACCGCACCCACGGGCACCCGGATGTCATTTCCGGTAACTGAGGGATTGGAGAGGTATTCGACTGCTTTCTCCGCTGCTCCGAGGAACTCCACATACCGTGCAATATTATAGGCAAGCGTTGTCTGAACGAACCGCCCGTATCCTGATCGATATTCACGGAGCGCGGCGTCGGCCAGATCCGTCCCCATGCGCTCAACGACATTGAGGCGGGCGAGCGGTCCGACACGGTAATACTCGCCTGATTTTAACCGGGCGAACTTCAGGTAGGACCAGTCCTCGGAATATTCTTCAATATAATCCAGATATCCCGGGCCGGAAAAAGAACCGGTTACATTCCCTTCATTGCCGAGAAGTGTGACGGGTCCTTCCGTAAAGGAGAATGCACCATCAGAGGCCATTCCCATGAAGGCCGTGTCAACCGATCCGAAGCTCAGATCGGTTTCGTCAAGGAGCGTCCGGGCCGTTTCCCAGCCCTGAAATGCGATCTCCTGAACCTTTTTTGCCATTTCAAGCAGTTTTAAGCGCTTGTCCTCGGGCAGGGGCTGGGAGATGCCGCCGGGGATTGCCGTCGAGGGGTGAATCGGTTTTCCGCCGATTGCTTCGGTCAGGCGCTGGCCGAATTTTCTCACTTCGATTGCAGATTTTGCAATATCAGGCATTTTCCTGACCAGGCCCATCAGATTTCGTTCAGATGCCGGCACATCGTGGCCGATTAAAAAGTCGGGAGCGGCAAGCATAAAGAAATGAAGCGAATGGGAATGCACATACTGCCCGACCATCATCAGCTCACGCAGCATGCGTGCCGTCTCCGGCGGTTCGGCCCCGTAGATCTGGTCACATGCCCTAGCTGCCGCAATATGGTGTGACGTTGGGCAGATACCGCAGATCCGGGGAGTAATCCTCGGCGCTTCCTCAATCGCGGATCCGATCAGGAATTTTTCAAACCCGCGGAGTTCCACAACGTTGAAATGAGCGTTTTCGACATTCCCCTGCTCATCAAGGTGAATGCGCACTTCGGCGTGCCCCTCGATCCTCGTCACAGGGCTGATCGTGATCCGTGTCATCAGCTTCCCTCCTTGATGAGGTCGCGTATCTTGGTAATCTCCTTGTCCTCCATCACTTCGCTTCCCATGGTAAACGCGTACATCGTATGGGCGACGTCATAGAGCTCCCGTTCGATGTCCTTCTCGGGACGATCGGTCATGTCGGCAATCCGCCGTACCATCATATTATAGATATCACGGCAGGGTTCACGCAGGATATCCAGTGAAGGGCCGTTGCAGCCGTGGCACGGGACATTCTTCTTCGGGCACATCGCCCCGCACCCGCAGAACGTGACGGGGCCGAGGCAGAGGTACCCCTGTCCGAGAAGGCAGTGCTCGCGTTCGGGCATCCCTTCGTGCCTCCGCTTCAGTGACCAGTTCTCTATCGGGCCCATTGTACGGTCGCATTCCGAACAGATGGATTTCCGCGACAACGCCACCCTGTCGCCGTTGACCAGGGGGGGGATAATCTGTCTGAGACGCTCCTCCTTGGGGGGGCATCCCGGGATAAACCAGTTCACCTTGACCAGATCCCCGACCGCGAACGCCCGGTATAAGAAAGGTGGAACATCCTTCGGGATGACATTGTCCGGGGAGACCGTATCCACTTCCCGGTAGACGTACCGGAAGAGCGCCTCCTGGCTCGAGAGCATCGAAAGACCCGACACTCCTCCGTAGCATGCACATGTACCGAGAGCGATCACGGTTTTGGACCTTTCACGGATACGCCTGAGCCGCTCCTGGTTCTCTTCGTTTCTGACAGCTCCGGTTACAAACGCAATATCAATCCCTTCCGGAGGCTCCTTCACATCCATGAGGACGGGGGAGTAGACAATCTCCGCTTTTTCGAGGATGTCGAGGATCGTTTCGTGGAGATCGAGAATCGCGATGCTGCATCCCGAACACCCGGCAAGTTCTTCAATTGCAATCTTCATCCCGGCACCTCACTTCAGTATCACTTTTTTCAGGCAGGCGTTGGGGCCCGTGTGCACAATCTCCAGTTTCGCACGCCGGCCGGTGATCTCCTCGATTGCGCCTACCACATACCCGCACAGCGTCTGGCACAGCGGCCCGGACTGTTCCTGGCCAATGCGGCGTAATGTCTGCCGGACGATGCAGTCGTGGAAAACGAGATAAATGAAAGTCGACCCGTCCTCCTCCACAATATAATGATCCTTGTCCGAGGGTTTCCAGGGTTCGAATGAATACTGCCCGTACAGAATATAGGAGAGTTCCCTCAACGCTTCCTCGACATCGTCTTTCTTCTGAAAATACTTCGCCACTTCATGGCCGAATTTTTTACCTGCACGGAATGTAACGGCATTCGCACCGCGACCGGCAATCTCTTCAAGTGAACGAATGATGTACCCGTTCATCTGCATCAGCCCGTGAAGCGTCTGCTCCAGTTCCGCAGCGGGCGGGTTGCATTTCAGGGGTACATCCTCGGTCCTGAAAATCAGGTCGTGATTAAAATTCTGTTTGGATTCCTCAATGAAACTTTTACTCATCAAATCACCCTGTTCAGCATAGAGCATACCTTACTGCTGATGTACATCCTTCGTGACGGGACCACTCCCCGGTGCTCCAGGGCCTGTGCAGGGCATATCTCATGGCATGAGAGGCACCCCATGCAATTTTCAGGCCTGCGCGGGACCGGCACCCCCGATCCCATCTCAAAGACTTTCATCGGGCAGTCCTTAACGCAAAGGCCGCATCCGTTACACGCATTTTCATCAACGAAAATCTCAATCATGTCAGGAATCCCCCCGGTCAGGTATACTTGTGGGTTTCGGTTTTTATCTATTTAAAAGTATCTTTTACTGATTAACTATAACAATATACACTACAGCCTAACATCTCAGATAACCATAGTGCGATATCTTTAAATAATTTAGAGTTAGAATTAATCCCATATGCCAGAGACGAGTAAGAATGACCCTGCAGTACAGGGTACGGGAATCGCATTCCAGATACCCATCTTCTACAAATTGATGGTGAGCATGCTCTTTGTCGCAGTCCTCCCCCTCGGCCTCCTTGGCATGGTTTTCATGGGAGACACCCAGAGCTTTGCTTCGGGAATCGGAATGCAGAATGCTATTTTTATACTGACGCTGGTTACGCTTGCCATCGTCGTCATGTGGAGTTTCTTCCTTGCGAGCAGCATTACAAGCCCCATTGTCAAGCTCTCGCAGGTTGCGAACAGTGTTAGTACCGGCAATCTCAAGGACTCCGAAATCGACGTCCTGAGCAATGATGAGATAGGCGAGCTTGCCGTTGCCTTTAACCGGCTGCTGAACTCATACAAGATTCTCGATACGCTTGCCCGGGAAGACATGAATTAATGTGCGTGAAGGTGTAAAGAGTACCTATGAGCCTCAGGGACGATATACTCACGATACTCCAGCAGGATCTCGGTCCTGCGGCACCCATTTTTCTTGAAAAATGCTGTAAAAAACGACTCGGGCGCACATCTCACGAAATTGTGCCCGGCGACATCAGCGTGCTTGCCGAGTGTTTCTACCAGGGGGTCGCAGAGAGTATAGGAGTTCCGAATGCGGAACGCGTCCGCGGACACGTGCTCGCCATGAGGCAGTGAGCACTACCCGGAGCACATAGCATGCAGAGAGAGGGGAAATGACAAATGAATGATATTTCAATGCTGCGGATGGTTCTGAACAAATTCCTGAACCTGGCCGGCGTGATGGCGGCATTCGTACTCCAGAGTGACGGAACGCTCATCGAGCATGCCACAGGGGGGATGAACAATTTCACCGCCATCGGATCCCCCCTCGCGGAAACTATACTGGCATCAGCCGCTATTGCCACGGAGATGGGTGACCCGGCATTTTCTATGACTTTCTGCGAATTCGGAGACTCATTTGTCCTTGCAATACCTCTGACGGGGGAAACACCCCTGAGTGAGGTTACCTATCTCGCGGTCATTGCCGAACGTAATGCGAATATCGGCAGGATCCGGTACGAACTGAAGAAAAACAAAGATCTCATCATATCTGTCCTATGATCGAACAAATGCCCCAGGGAATAAATATCGGGACGATGCAGGCATCAATGGACTGGCTATATTCTCATACGTCCCGGTTCATGGGTGTGGTTTTCGTGCGCATTCAGGACGGAAAAGGATACATTCTCATCCAGCGCGGTGAGCCGCTTGTCTATTATTTCATTTCCGGGACGAATACGCTGCGTGGCAAAGCCGCACGCGAATATTTCGCCAACGAACGTCTAATCGACTTCGACATGCGGAAATACACCGCTGAGGAGTTCGAAAACGCACTCGCACTCGCCCGGGGCGAACCGGTTTCGGCGCAGCAGCCGTACGGGGAAGAAGAGGCACCCCCTGAGGATATCAACGATTTACAAGCCCCTGAACCGGCGCCCGCGGCTGACGTGGATGCCGGTACGATGCCCCCGGCAGCCGCTCTGATTCCCGAGATTGAAACGTCCGCACCTCCCGTGAAGGCGCCCGAATCCGAGGAACGTGCCGAGCTCCGGCATATTCTGACATGGCCGGGCGTGAAAGCAGCCTCAATCTTTGATAACGGACTGAACCTTCAGGCAATCGGAGACCATCCACTGGACGGCGTCGTAGCGATTGGTGAGGATGCCGTCAGGGCGGCGATCGATCTGTCATCGGTTCTAGGCCGCGGGAGGTTTGTTCAGATAACCATCGAACTTCCGTCCGGCACGGTCATCATCAAACCATACCGGAATGCAATGCTCTGTATCCTGGCAACCGACCAGATTCATCTCGGGCAGATTAGAAACATCCTGTCCGACATTCAGCAGCGCCTGCAGGACTGAAGCCGCGATTCGTTACCGCCGCCCGGCGGGACATCCCCCTTCGGCGGACAATCGCCACACATAAAAGCACGAAATGCCATTTTTTTATACCCATGATTGAACCGCTGGTCATCGCAGCCACCGCAATCGGGATCACGCTCCTGTACGCATCATACCGCGACATAAGGGAACGCCGCGTACCGTTCAGGACATGGTACCCGATGCTTGTCATAGCGATACCGATGGCGGCATGGACGTACATCTCACTCATTGCCCAGGATTTCCGGCTTGCATCCGGCTATATCATTCTGGGTATTGTTTTCTGCGTCCTCTTCTACGTCTTCGCGGCATACCTGCACCTCTTTGGCGGTGCAGATGCATGGGCGCTAATATTCATCACCGCATGCATCCCGCTCTTTCCCGTAGAACCGTACTTCGGCTATCCCGCCCTCGCCTTTTTCCCGTTATCATCGCTTGTCAATGCGATGCTGCTCAACCTTGCAACACCATTCGGGATATTCGCCATGAACGTCATGAAGGGAAACCGGGCACCATTTCCCTATATGTTTATCGGATTCCCTGTCGAGGGGTCGCATATCGAGGATGCATTCGGTTTCATTATCGAGGAGTTTACCGAGGAAGACGGACACCTCACCCGCAGGTTCCTCTCCGTCCGGAATGCCATCCGAAGAATGGTGGCAGGCCAGAGACGCATGTATACACGGGATCTGAAACGGTTTCCCGAACAGTACACTCGCGAACTCGCACTTTACCGAAAGGCAGGGATGGTCTGGATATCGTACGGAGTCCCGTTCATCATCCCCATTACCGCCGGATTTATCACGGCGATCTTCATGGGAGACCTGCTGTATACGATACTGACGATGGTCACAGGAGTTTGATATGATTTCACTGCATTTCGATAACGGACTGATACCTGTCATCGCACAGGATTCCACGACGAAAGAGATCCTCATGCTCGCTTATGCGAACAGCGAGGCGGTGGAGCTTACCCGTTCAACCGGATTTGCCCATTACTACAGCAGAAGCAGGAAAAAGCTATGGAAA
The Methanoculleus sp. SDB genome window above contains:
- a CDS encoding dynein regulation protein LC7 yields the protein MLKQILSEFLRLDGVSAAVVVGRDGFVIESAETGSIDTEALGAMASTGMGTSEAMGAELGKGEMAQMMVEFDNGPILLSPLSEDELIAIVAEKEVNIGRIRYELKKNRERIIAAL
- a CDS encoding F420-nonreducing hydrogenase, with protein sequence MTRITISPVTRIEGHAEVRIHLDEQGNVENAHFNVVELRGFEKFLIGSAIEEAPRITPRICGICPTSHHIAAARACDQIYGAEPPETARMLRELMMVGQYVHSHSLHFFMLAAPDFLIGHDVPASERNLMGLVRKMPDIAKSAIEVRKFGQRLTEAIGGKPIHPSTAIPGGISQPLPEDKRLKLLEMAKKVQEIAFQGWETARTLLDETDLSFGSVDTAFMGMASDGAFSFTEGPVTLLGNEGNVTGSFSGPGYLDYIEEYSEDWSYLKFARLKSGEYYRVGPLARLNVVERMGTDLADAALREYRSGYGRFVQTTLAYNIARYVEFLGAAEKAVEYLSNPSVTGNDIRVPVGAVQNRRGVGIIEAPRGTLIHDYTVDDRGFIEKCNLIVATCQNNYAMDRGVEDVARRVVKNGALADDAANRIEMVIRAYDPCISCATHAIGRMPLSLELIRQHDMTGKKRDSEIGCKQC
- a CDS encoding F420-nonreducing hydrogenase gives rise to the protein MKIAIEELAGCSGCSIAILDLHETILDILEKAEIVYSPVLMDVKEPPEGIDIAFVTGAVRNEENQERLRRIRERSKTVIALGTCACYGGVSGLSMLSSQEALFRYVYREVDTVSPDNVIPKDVPPFLYRAFAVGDLVKVNWFIPGCPPKEERLRQIIPPLVNGDRVALSRKSICSECDRTMGPIENWSLKRRHEGMPEREHCLLGQGYLCLGPVTFCGCGAMCPKKNVPCHGCNGPSLDILREPCRDIYNMMVRRIADMTDRPEKDIERELYDVAHTMYAFTMGSEVMEDKEITKIRDLIKEGS
- a CDS encoding hydrocarbon binding protein (contains V4R domain), yielding MSKSFIEESKQNFNHDLIFRTEDVPLKCNPPAAELEQTLHGLMQMNGYIIRSLEEIAGRGANAVTFRAGKKFGHEVAKYFQKKDDVEEALRELSYILYGQYSFEPWKPSDKDHYIVEEDGSTFIYLVFHDCIVRQTLRRIGQEQSGPLCQTLCGYVVGAIEEITGRRAKLEIVHTGPNACLKKVILK
- a CDS encoding peptidase A24, yielding MIEPLVIAATAIGITLLYASYRDIRERRVPFRTWYPMLVIAIPMAAWTYISLIAQDFRLASGYIILGIVFCVLFYVFAAYLHLFGGADAWALIFITACIPLFPVEPYFGYPALAFFPLSSLVNAMLLNLATPFGIFAMNVMKGNRAPFPYMFIGFPVEGSHIEDAFGFIIEEFTEEDGHLTRRFLSVRNAIRRMVAGQRRMYTRDLKRFPEQYTRELALYRKAGMVWISYGVPFIIPITAGFITAIFMGDLLYTILTMVTGV